GTCAAACTGTCGTACGTTTTCCTTTGCGTTTAAAATATAAAATATAACTGAGCTATTTTGTAAGAATTAAAATATGTAAATCCACTTTTAGGGTTTCACAGTTCAGCTATGTCCAATTTTTTTGGGGTTAAAAGCTATATCAGGCATTTTCGTACGTTTTGCTTTTAGACACATTTATATTGGTGTTACAAAAAAAGACACATTTATATATGCAGTTGCATAGCATATATAATTTAATATAAAATAATATATAGTTATCAAAAAAAATTTTGAACAAATATATAGTTATCAATTATTTTTAATGTTTGCTAGGCTAGGAAGAGATTGTCCACGAGGGTTATGGGCATGATAAAACAAAGAGAACATGAAGAACGAGAGATGAAGAAGGGATTAAGAGAAGAAGATTTTCTAGATGTGATCATGTCAAATGAGGATCTAAATTATGAAGAGAAAGTTAGCATTGTATTGGACATTTTGCTTGGAGGCTTTGAAACAAGTGCCACTCTTCTTTCCTTGGTTGTCTATTTTCTCGCAAAATCTCCAAATGTTCTTCAAAAACTCAAGGTTTAGTACTTATATCTTTTCTCCTTATCTATAGATATTTGCAATGCTTAGCTTAATTATCCATGCATGTGAATGTGTGCAGGAAGAACATGAATCAATTAGAGCCAAGAAAGGAGATGAAAAACTCTTGAACTGGGAAGATTATCAGAAGATGGAATTCACCCAACGTGTACCGATCCCATAATTCTTTTTCATTTTTTTCTTTTTATCAAAAATGTTTTGGTAAACAAGTTCAAATATTTATATTCTAATTTAAAATCATAGGATATATATTGATCTTTAGTTTTTGAATGTGTTCTTCTTACAAGTACTTTTTGCATAATTGATCGAATTTACAGGTGATGTCTGAAGCACTGCGATGTGGAAATATTGTCAAGACGGTACATCGAAAAGCTACCCATGATATTAAATTCAAAGGTTAATTAAATTTGATAATCTGTTTTTTTTTTAAATTACTAGTTAAAAGCAATATTAAATTAAATTTGTAATTTTGACCCTAAAAAATAAATTTGTAATATGCTTGATTGGCAGAATATGTGATTCCAAAAGGATGGAAGGTGTTTCCTATTTTCACAGCAGTACATCTTGATCCATCTCTCCATGAAAATCCTTATGAATTTAATCCCATGAGATGGACTGTAAGTAAAATATTTATAACAGATGCATTCAAATGGTAAGCAGAAATAAAGGTAAACTGAAAGAAGAAATTAATATTGTTTCTTGAAAACTATATAAATAGGACAAGGGGAAGATGAATAAGAAAACGACGGCGTTTGGAGGAGGAGTAAGGGTATGTCCTGGTGGTGAACTTGGAAAACTCCAGATTGCTTTCTTCCTTCATCATCTTGTTCTCTCTTATAGGTTTGTCTCCCTAGCTCTAATCACTCTCTCTCTCTCTCTAGTTAACTAATGATTTGGACTCTTTATCCGACATAATCATCTATCATATTATGTTTAATTCATAGCTTAAATGTTTTATACCATTTAAGTTTCGAAAATTATCATTAGCTCATGTGGAAACTTTTTTGTACGTTGGTAGGTGGAAAATCAAGTCAGACGAAATGCCAATAGCGCATCCTTACGTAGAGTTCAAGAGAGGCATGCTTTTGGAGATCGACCCAACAACATAAATCCATGAAGATTAGCTGCGTTAATAATGAATCCATCTGATATTGAAATTTAAATTAACCTTCAGAAACTATAAATCTAGTGTTTTAATTATGTCGTATTTTAATTAGTTTCTTCCGTAGCAAAATCATGTATGATATTGATATATATTACTTAGCGGTTCTTTTGAATCTTGCTCTTTCTCTCATGTATATTGTTTGAATAAAGTTTGAGCTGACTCTATTTTTATGTTAATGGTAATGTTGGTTTGAAAGAAGCTGCAGTTGAGATGAGGGATTATAGGCCAATATCTTGCTGCAATGTCCTATACAAAGTAATCTCTAAGATCATTGCAAATCGTCTGAAAGGTACGCTTCCTCAATGTATATCCCCAAATCAATCAGCTTTTGTTAGAGATAGATTATTGGTGGAGAATCTGTTGCTAACTACTGAAATAGTCAAGGATTATCATAAGGAGGATATATCACCTAGATGCGCCATGAAGATTGATATTGGAAAGGCTTTTGATTCTGTTTCCTGGCCTTTCATGCTGAACACATTGAGAGATCTAAATCTGCCAGAGCAGTTTGTGCATTGGATTGAACTTTGTGTTTGCACTCCTTCTTTCTCGGTTCAAGTAAATGGAGAGCTAGCTGGTTTTTTTCAGAGTAAGCGAGGACTGAGGCAGGGTTGTGCTCTTTCTCCCTATCTCTTTGTCATCTGTATAAACGTTCTGTCTCACCTGTTAGACAAAGCTGCAGCGCAGAAGATCATTGGCTATCACCCTCAGTGTCAGAACATTCTTCTTACACACCTTTGTTTTGCTGATGATTTGTTAGTCTTCACTGATGGTACAAAGCGCTCAATAGAAGGTATTCTCAAGATCTTTGAAGAATTTGCTCATATTTCTGGTCTAAAGATAAGTCTTGAAAATTCCACTCTCTATACGGCTGGGATTTCAGAAGATTAAGAGAGTGATATTCTTGCTTGTTTCCCCCTTTGCGACTGGAAATCTTCCAGTGAGATACCTTGGACTACCTTTGCTCACTAAGAGAATGACGGTGAATGATTATATGCCCTTGGTGGAGAAAATCAGAAAGAGGATGAAGTCTTGGACGGGTAGATTCTTATCTCATGGAGGTCGGCTTCAACTCATCAGCTCAGTGATTACTAGCATGGCTAATTTCTGGTTATCGTCTTTCAGGCTTCCTAGTAGTTGTCTAAAGGAGATTGAAAGTTTATGCTCTGCTTTTCTTTGGTCTGGGCCAGATTTAAAGACAAGTAAAGCCAAAGTCAGTTGGAAGGATGTATGTTTACCGAAGTGTGAAGGGGGTTTGGGGCTAAAACCACTTAAGGAAATCAATTTGGTCCTTGGTCTGAAGCTGCTCTGGAGGATCTTTGCTTGTCGTTATCCTCTGGAGGATCTTTGCTTGTCGTTCATCTTTATGGGTCAAATGGATTCACTGTTATTTGTTTGAAAGGGGTCTTTCTGGTCGATGAGAAGCATAGCTGTAGGCTCTTGGATGTGGAGAAAAATTTTGAAGTTAAGGGATTATCCTAAACAATACCTTAAGATGGATGTTTATAATGGGGAGCATACATCTTTTTGGTATGATTCTTGGTCACAGCTTGGATGTTTGAATGATTTATTGGGGAGAGGAGGAACTTTGGCTATGGGTATCACTGATGATTCACATGTTGCTGATGTTCTAGCGGGGCACCGTAGACGAAGACATAGACTGAGTATTCTAAATGAGGTGGAGGAAGAAATTGAAAAGGTCCGAAATAGAAGTGAAGAAGATGATATCCCACTCTGGAAGCAGAATGAAAATACTTTTGCAAACAGATTCTCAACAAAGAAGACTTGGCAGTCTATGCGTCAAGCTCAGCCAGTCTGCGGTTGGAATAAAGGGGTATGGTTTCCTCAGCCTGCTCCTAAATTCTCTTTTGTTGTTTGGGTGGCTATACGAAACAGACTGCCAACATATGATAGAATGAAGCTTTGGAACAACGCAGTTGATGAGACTTGCGTTCTGTGTACAGAGGCTGAAGAGACTTGTCGGCATTTATTCTTTGGATGTAGATATTCGGGGAAAATCTGGAGAGAGTTAGTTGAAGGTATTATGGGTAATGAGTTCACTTATGAATGGAATGATATTATTGATGCTATTTCGAGACAGCATCAAAAGACCACGAAGGGATTTCTGCTTTGCTATGCCTTCCAAGTTTTGGTACATAGTATCTGGTGTGAGCGAAATGCTCGTCGCCATGGGGAGCAGCCAAGGGATGAGCGTATATTTATAAGTTTGTGGATAAGACAATAAGACTGAAGTTACTTGTTGTGAGGGGTAAGGGTAATTAAGAAATATCTGGATGAAGGTTTATGTGGATGGTTTGGGACGAGAAGACTTCCCTCACAGCTTATAAGCTCTAGATGAGATCGTATTACTGTTTTGACTCTAGTACAAAGTAAACTCTAGATGCACTTAATGTAATACCGTTTTTTTCCGATTGAATAAATTTTGCATTCATTCGAAAAAAAAAAATGTTGGTTTGAACCATTTTTTAAAATTAATGGTAATGCACCATTGGATTAAGTTAGTGAGTGAAGTTCTCAACTCCTTGTTTGTCGTTTACTATCCATTGATGAATGATTGGATTACTTACGTTCTCTATTTTACATTTTTGCTGAAAAAGTTACAAATCAAACACATAGGACATAACCAGATGTTGTTAGAAAGATAGAGGATCCCAAGTCTATATAATATAGTCTCTTAACACGGAACCGATTTATAGATGTGTTTTCTTTTAAAGGTCGTTACATGAGAACTCTAGGAAGATATAATTTGGAGGGCAAGTTACCATTATTTTTTTTTTGATACCCTTGGTATGATCCCAAAGACTTTTTAGGCCCAAGGACTAATCACCGAGAGGCCCATAGAAATTCGGGTTTTCTTGCCACTTAAAACGTCTATGGATGGCCAAGAGGAATCGAATCCATGGCGGAAACTCCAGCTGGAACCTTTTTACCACTAGGCCAAGTTACCATTACGAACTTGAAAAAACTTTGTCGAGAAGAAGGATTAACTTGCATGGACTTAGACACATTGATTGATAACAGCAATTTTTACTAAAAGCAGAGTGAATCAACGAACACACTAACACATATATTCTTTTTACATGAAAGATCCGATCATTCTCGGAGAAACCTCAGTAAGTTGTATCAAACTAAATTCCCAAAATATATTGTAAGAAGATGAACAAGAGAGAAGGGTTGTCGATCTGATCTCTACTCGTCAGTAGAGTTTAATTCTTGTCTGGATCGGTGCACGGCAAATTGGACACGCTTGAAGATCAGGTCCACAGTCGCAGCAAGTCTTGTATCAAAACAGAAAACGAAGTTACTTTAATGTTTCAATCGATTTAGTAAAGAAGATGATTAACATTATGTTTGTAGGATTTTACCTGATGTCCACAACCAAATGCCATGTCTTTAGGATTGCTCAAACAAATCGGACATATCTGTTACATAGAACCAATAACATGAACTTTCGAACCTTAGTTATAAACATAATTTTAATAAATATAATTTTTAATAAATATAATTTGTTTTTTAAAGTACCCGGTTATCAGAAGCTGAGGTTGTAGCGGGTGGCGCAGGACTAGACCTTACAGTATAGCTTTCAGTAGGATAAGAAGGTACACTCGGTTTAAAACTTGGAACACGATTAGCCTTTGGCTTATTGTAGGACGATGCTCCACCATGCATTGGAGGTGGAAGTGGGAACCGTTCCGCGATCTTCCCGTTTCTTCTTCTGCAAGAAAGAAAAGTTAACAAAGAAGAGAAAGTTGACAACTATTATGTTTAGAGATTTACCCTAGAAGGCTAAGCTCTAAGGTGGCCTTGTACTGTTGAGGAATCTCCATGAGAGCAGAAAGAGCAAACTCTGTTTCTTTCAAGGACTGAGCTTTGTTCTTTGCCATGATCTCTGTGAAGTTGACGAACTAGAAACAGAACATCACATAAAATGACTTTGATCTTTGATGTCTTTTAGCTTTTAAAGATAACTTACTTGGAAGTTATCAAAAGCTCTGGCGGGAATATTATCGTCAAACTCCCTCATCATGTCCCATGGTCCATCCCCAACGCCGACCAAGACGATTGATAGAGGAAGCTTACTGCCGTAGACAACAAAAATCAAATCAGATACAAAGAGAGAGAACTTCAAACAAAATGGAAAGATTCAGACAATATTACAACCTCGCTTGCACGATAGCATCCACAGTCTTGAGTTCTTGCGGACTTAACTGTCCATTTTCAGTGTCAACGCTTCTTGTAACCTGAAGTAACCAGTTAATGAATGCTTCTTGTCATTGACACAAAAAAACAATGTTCAAAAAAATAGCTAGACACTAGTTAGGCATTTTACATGAGATTATTGATTAGGTAGGTGCCTAAACCGATACCGATTTTTTAATCAATCGTTCTGAAAATTATTTCGTTTAGATCCGATTTGCTTTGCTGAATAGACCTAAGCCTCGCCTAGACCGATTTTTAATGTTCAAAAAATGGCTAGACACAAATTTGTCTAATTTTTTTTTTGGTATATCTGATAACTTATCACAATCATTTTATTATTAAACTCAAAAATTAAAATTTTTTAAAATAAATGTAAAATATATATATAATAAATCAATAATTAGTTTACGTCTAGACTCCATAATCAGCCTAGCCTAGTTACTAATCCTCTATAAAAGCGCCTAACGATTTCTTAAACATCAAAAAACAGAGGATCATAACAGTAGTGTTGGTACCTGACCATCTGCTATTATCACTAGGACGTGATACTGGCCACCACTCTGCTCAACAATGGTCATGGCCATATCAATGATCGGAGCAAACGAGGTGGGACCTGCAACATATTCCAACTTATTTCAAATTAAGATCTTTGTTAACATTTAAAAGGCCCAAAAAAGGGAAAAGAAACAAAACCTGCAAGCTTAAGCTGAGGCACAATCTCTTTATATCGACCAAGCACTTCCTCAAACCCATTACAGAACCTATCCTCTGGATTGAAACTAAACACATCTTGATCATGTGTTGAAGCATCACCAAAGCCATAGCATGGAATCAAGTTGTCCTCGTCGAAAGCGGCTAAGGTTCTTCCTATGATAGCAATGGCTTGCTCATAAGGGTTGGGAGTGTTGCCTATGAAGTGTAGGCTTTTCCTATTGAAAGACCTGGCTCCTGTTATCAATAATAAAGTGTTAAATCATTTGATGCATTACAACTAAAAGACAGAATGTTACAATCTCACAGACCTGTCCACTCGTTGCTTTTAGTGAAATCAATACCGACAATGAGGTTTGAAGATTCTAGACCCGCATGAGCAAGAGCCTCTGTCACCTAAAGGAAATAGAACAATAATGTGAGGCTTTTTTTTTCTTTGTAATCACCAAGAAGCAAAGTAGAGATTCAGGTTGTCACCTGCTCCAAAGAGGAGTAATCATCGGAGATTTTTGAATACTTGCGCTCCAGCCTCTTCTTATCATTGCCATAACTTTGAGAAGCCGGCGGCTGAGAGTAAGGCTGAGTAGTATATGAAGGTGAATGAGGTTGTGCACACTCAGGAGGTGGAGGAGGATACTGAGGATAGGATTGATGAGAAGCCCATGGTGATGAAGCTGACGTAAACGATGATGAAGAGCGCTGTCTCCATTTCTCCTTAGAGTTCCCTGTCCCCATCAAACTCGAAAAAAGTAAAACCTTTTGGATTCAGTTCAAACCCTCTCAAGGTCAATTTAGTAACCTACAAAACAAAAGATTCAGAAAGATTTGGCATTTATTAGAGTATATTCATGAATCCCAGTAAAAAAAAAGCCAGAAACTTTGTGGAATACTATAACCTGAGGATTAGTGAAAGAGTAGTTTTTTTTTTTCAGACAAAGCTACGAACTTTACAATTAGTTTCATTGTCCGAATTGAACCAAGACTGAATCTGCCGACATTTGGCGGAAAAAGCATAGAGACGAAAAAATAGTCACCTTGGGACTTGACGAAGAGATGAATCAGAGTGAAGGAGCTGCCTTCGATCCAAATCACAGCAGCGTTGGCGTTACAACTTAGAAGTTTCCCATTTTTTGATCGAAAGCAGTTTCACTTTCTGCTCTCTCTATCTCTGTTGTTTGTTTTGTTTCTTCTATCAAATCATTACACGAGAATGATAATTACTTTTCTTTTAAATAAATTGCTAAGCACGCTAATGGCGGAAATTTTCTAAGATCCACTTTACTAAAAAAGTTAGAGTTAATTAGGCTAAAACCCATAAAGAAATATGAAATTAGGAAAATACCTATAACAGTAAAAAGTTAAGTTTTAGTAGCTTCAAAACACAATAAATTACATATTAAGCCCTCATGAAAGTTTGCCCCTATTTGGTGTTATATAAGGTTCCTAGCTAGCATAAAAAAAAGATATGAAATATATTTGTTATATTTTTTGAGATTTATAAGTGAAACAGTATTCCTCACAGAGCAACACCTAAAAAACCATTCTTTGTGCCATTGATGAGCTCTCTCGCACTTTCTTTTTCTTCGTTCTAGTCTCCTCCAGGTAAATTTTTATTTTTTCTTTTATTTTCCGACAACCACTGTTACTAACAAATACATATATATATTCTTATTTTATTTAATGTAAAATATTTTTTTCCTAATTCTGATAAATATAATTTTACAACTTTGAATTGGAAAATCTAGTAATACATATGCACCCAAGAGTCATTGCGAAAAAAATCTTGTCTGACATGTTTGGTATATCAGATTCAGATGAATAACTGAATAACTGTTGAAATGCTCCTATACTATAATAATTCGCTACCTAAAACAATTTATTAAAGGCTAAATAATAAATTATATATCAATATTTAGTTTTAAAATATTTTCCATTAGATTTGACGGATAACTTAATTATTATACATAATTAGATATATGTTAGCCATCTAACAATAAATTTGAATGAATAATCCAAAAAATAAACTGTTATGTATAATAATTTATGTCGGATAATTATAATTTTATATGTTATTAAATATGTTAACCATATAACAATTAATCTTAGCGTCTAATTCAAAGAAGATTCTAACGGGCTATTATTTTTGGTGTATTACAATGCACCAATAAATTATTGTAGCTGTCTAACCCAATTTACATTACAATTTTCTTATTTATAATTTGTGTAAATGAAATGATATCAGTCTATGTATTAGTTTTGTCAACTGGTTTTGTTAGTCGAATTTGCAGAGGTGCGAGGATTTTGAAAATTAAAACAAGTTTAGTAGAAAAAAAATTTAGTTTAGTAGAGGAAAGAGGGTGAGTTGTAATACAAAAATAATTAATATCTTTGACAAGGAAATATGAACATTATCACTGGAATTGCAAGTGGGTTTGGAAGAAAGAGAATGATGGAAAATGAATTTAAAATTAAAAAAAAAAAAGAAGCAATAGAGAATTTAGATGTATTTTCTATTTAATTTAAGCAATAAGGATAGTAGAGTCATTCTAACTAAAAAATAGTGGGGAACAATTAAAATGTGTATTTACCTAAATACATTATATTCTTTGTGTGTAGAGTGCAAATACTCAAATTGTTATTATTATTTTTTCCGTCTGAATTTGATTGATGAAATTTAAAACATACAAGATGAACTTCAACAGCCGGCGGATACATATTACCATCCCCGGAAACATAATCCATACAAGGAAACCTCGAGCCCAAACAAAAGGCAACACATACAACCACTTAAATAAACCTTACAATCATATATCTGAATCTAAAGACAATCTTTGATAAGGGGAATAGCAGTAAGTCCAAAAATCCTTGAACTGCCGGCACTCTTGCCAAGAACCAACCAAGCACAAGAGAGAGTAAGCGACGAACTGGCAAACACAACAACACAAGACCGAACATACCTGAACCCACCGTTCATGGTACCAAGCCAGAACCAAAACGCCTAGTACGAAACTCCACAAAGAGGAGAGACCGACACCGGAAAATAAAGCCCCCTTCTCCAGCGAAACCTTCATCAGAAGGCCTAAAACCCCAACCTCCTTATACTAATTCATCAGAAGCCACCGAGGGACGGACGTATCAGACGAACAACCGGAACATACTTATTAAAAGGTCGCGAGAAGGACTCCTTCAAGACTGAGAGATAGAGAGGTGACGAGAAACTTGAAACTTCTGAAGAAACAATAGGCTTGTTCTGCTCACCACACACAACCACGCCACCATCATACCACCACTTACACCGTTGCAGAACCCAAACAAAGGACAAACAGTAAAAACCACCAAAGACGCCACAGATTCACTCTCCCTAGACGGACAAGACNNNNNNNNNNNNNNNNNNNNNNNNNNNNNNNNNNNNNNNNNNNNNNNNNNNNNNNNNNNNNNNNNNNNNNNNNNNNNNNNNNNNNNNNNNNNNNNNNNNNNNNNNNNNNNNNNNNNNNNNNNNNNNNNNNNNNNNNNNNNNNNNNNNNNNNNNNNNNNNNNNNNNNNNNNNNNNNNNNNNNNNNNNNNNNNNNNNNNNNNNNNNNNNNNNNNNNNNNNNNNNNNNNNNNNNNNNNNNNNNNNNNNNNNNNNNNNNNNNNNNNNNNNNNNNNNNNNNNNNNNNNNNNNNNNNNNNNNNNNNNNNNNNNNNNNNNNNNNNNNNNNNNNNNNNNNNNNNNNNNNNNNNNNNNNNNNNNNNNNNNNNNNNNNNNNNNNNNNNNNNNNNNNNNNNNNNNNNNNNNNNNNNNNNNNNNNNNNNNNNNNNNNNNNNNNNNNNNNNNNNNNNNNNNNNNNNNNNNNNNNNNNNNNNNNNNNNNNNNNNNNNNNNNNNNNNNNNNNNNNNNNNNNNNNNNNNNNNNNNNNNNNNNNNNNNNNNNNNNNNNNNNNNNNNNNNNNNNNNNNNNNNNNNNNNNNNNNNNNNNNNNNNNNNNNNNNNNNNNNNNNNNNNNNNNNNNNNNNNNNNNNNNNNNNNNNNNNNNNNNNNNNNNNNNNNNNNNNNNNNNNNNNNNNNNNNNNNNNNNNNNNNNNNNNNNNNNNNNNNNNNNNNNNNNNNNNNNNNNNNNNNNNNNNNNNNNNNNNNNNNNNNNNNNNNNNNNNNNNNNNNNNNNNNNNNNNNNNNNNNNNNNNNNNNNNNNNNNNNNNNNNNNNNNNNNNNNNNNNNNNNNNNNNNNNNNNNNNNNNNNNNNNNNNNNNNNNNNNNNNNNNNNNNNNNNNNNNNNNNNNNNNNNNNNNNNNNNNNNNNNNNNNNNNNNNNNNNNNNNNNNNNNNNNNNNNNNNNNNNNNNNNNNNNNNNNNNNNNNNNNNNNNNNNNNNNNNNNNNNNNNNNNNNNNNNNNNNNNNNNNNNNNNNNNNNNNNNNNNNNNNNNNNNNNNNNNNNNNNNNNNNNNNNNNNNNNNNNNNNNNNNNNNNNNNNNNNNNNNNNNNNNNNNNNNNNNNNNNNNNNNNNNNNNNNNNNNNNNNNNNNNNNNNNNNNNNNNNNNNNNNNNNNNNNNNNNNNNNNNNNNNNNNNNNNNNNNNNNNNNNNNNNNNNNNNNNNNNNNNNNNNNNNNNNNNNNNNNNNNNNNNNNNNNNNNNNNNNNNNNNNNNNNNNNNNNNNNNNNNNNNNNNNNNNNNNNNNNNNNNNNNNNNNNNNNNNNNNNNNNNNNNNNNNNNNNNNNNNNNNNNNNNNNNNNNNNNNNNNNNNNNNNNNNNNNNNNNNNNNNNNNNNNNNNNNNNNNNNNNNNNNNNNNNNNNNNNNNNNNNNNNNNNNNNNNNNNNNNNNNNNNNNNNNNNNNNNNNNNNNNNNNNNNNNNNNNNNNNNNNNNNNNNNNNNNNNNNNNNNNNNNNNNNNNNNNNNNNNNNNNNNNNNNNNNNNNNNNNNNNNNNNNNNNNNNNNNNNNNNNNNNNNNNNNNNNNNNNNNNNNNNNNNNNNNNNNNNNNNNNNNNNNNNNNNNNNNNNNNNNNNNNNNNNNNNNNNNNNNNNNNNNNNNNNNNNNNNNNNNNNNNNNNNNNNNNNNNNNNNNNNNNNNNNNNNNNNNNNNNNNNNNNNNNNNNNNNNNNNNNNNNNNNNNNNNNNNNNNNNNNNNNNNNNNNNNNNNNNNNNNNNNNNNNNNNNNNNNNNNNNNNNNNNNNNNNNNNNNNNNNNNNNNNNNNNNNNNNNNNNNNNNNNNNNNNNNNNNNNNNNNNNNNNNNNNNNNNNNNNNNNNNNNNNNNNNNNNNNNNNNNNNNNNNNNNNNNNNNNNNNNNNNNNNNNNNNNNNNNNNNNNNNNNNNNNNNNNNNNNNNNNNNNNNNNNNNNNNNNNNNNNNNNNNNNNNNNNNNNNNNNNNNNNNNNNNNNNNNNNNNNNNNNNNNNNNNNNNNNNNNNNNNNNNNNNNNNNNNNNNNNNNNNNNNNNNNNNNNNNNNNNNNNNNNNNNNNNNNNNNNNNNNNNNNNNNNNNNNNNNNNNNNNNNNNNNNNNNNNNNNNNNNNNNNNNNNNNNNNNNNNNNNNNNNNNNNNNNNNNNNNNNNNNNNNNNNNNNNNNNNNNNNNNNNNNNNNNNNNNNNNNNNNNNNNNNNNNNNNNNNNNNNNNNNNNNNNNNNNNNNNNNNNNNNNNNNNNNNNNNNNNNNNNNNNNNNNNNNNNNNNNNNNNNNNNNNNNNNNNNNNNNNNNNNNNNNNNNNNNNNNNNNNNNNNNNNNNNNNNNNNNNNNNNNNNNNNNNNNNNNNNNNNNNNNNNNNNNNNNNNNNNNNNNNNNNNNNNNNNNNNNNNNNNNNNNNNNNNNNNNNNNNNNNNNNNNNNNNNNNNNNNNNNNNNNNNNNNNNNNNNNNNNNNNNNNNNNNNNNNNNNNNNNNNNNNNNNNNNNNNNNNNNNNNNNNNNNNNNNNNNNNNNNNNNNNNNNNNNNNNNNNNNNNNNNNNNNNNNNNNNNNNNNNNNNNNNNNNNNNNNNNNNNNNNNNNNNNNNNNNNNNNNNNNNNNNNNNNNNNNNNNNNNNNNNNNNNNNNNNNNNNNNNNNNNNNNNNNNNNNNNNNNNNNNNNNNNNNNNNNNNNNNNNNNNNNNNNNNNNNNNNNNNNNNNNNNNNNNNNNNNNNNNNNNNNNNNNNNNNNNNNNNNNNNNNNNNNNNNNNNNNNNNNNNNNNNNNNNNNNNNNNNNNNNNNNNNNNNNNNNNNNNNNNNNNNNNNNNNNNNNNNNNNNNNNNNNNNNNNNNNNNNNNNNNNNNNNNNNNNNNNNNNNNNNNNNNNNNNNNNNNNNNNNNNNNNNNNNNNNNNNNNNNNNNNNNNNNNNNNNNNNNNNNNNNNNNNNNNNNNNNNNNNNNNNNNNNNNNNNNNNNNNNNNNNNNNNNNNNNNNNNNNNNNNNNNNNNNNNNNNNNNNNNNNNNNNNNNNNNNNNNNNNNNNNNNNNNNNNNNNNNNNNNNNNNNNNNNNNNNNNNNNNNNNNNNNNNNNNNNNNNNNNNNNNNNNNNNNNNNNNNNNNNNNNNNNNNNNNNNNNNNNNNNNNNNNNNNNNNNNNNNNNN
This genomic interval from Brassica oleracea var. oleracea cultivar TO1000 chromosome C2, BOL, whole genome shotgun sequence contains the following:
- the LOC106322714 gene encoding E3 ubiquitin-protein ligase RGLG2-like → MGTGNSKEKWRQRSSSSFTSASSPWASHQSYPQYPPPPPECAQPHSPSYTTQPYSQPPASQSYGNDKKRLERKYSKISDDYSSLEQVTEALAHAGLESSNLIVGIDFTKSNEWTGARSFNRKSLHFIGNTPNPYEQAIAIIGRTLAAFDEDNLIPCYGFGDASTHDQDVFSFNPEDRFCNGFEEVLGRYKEIVPQLKLAGPTSFAPIIDMAMTIVEQSGGQYHVLVIIADGQVTRSVDTENGQLSPQELKTVDAIVQASKLPLSIVLVGVGDGPWDMMREFDDNIPARAFDNFQFVNFTEIMAKNKAQSLKETEFALSALMEIPQQYKATLELSLLGRRNGKIAERFPLPPPMHGGASSYNKPKANRVPSFKPSVPSYPTESYTVRSSPAPPATTSASDNRICPICLSNPKDMAFGCGHQTCCDCGPDLQACPICRAPIQTRIKLY
- the LOC106326221 gene encoding cytochrome P450 724B1-like → MLVLSIILSLGFVFLSIILIHYVSVSKQNETKDNNSSLSGSMGWPFIGETISFFKPHRSDSIGTFLQQRVSRYGKVFMSNLCGGKAIVSCDQELNMFILQNEGKLFTSDYPKAMHDILGEYSLLLATGKIHRKLKNVIISFINLTKSKPEFLLCAENLSISMLESWKNCREIEFHKEVKMFTMSVMVNQLLSIKPEDPARSYVLQDFLTYMKGFVSLPVPLPGTAYTNAIKARKRLSTRVMGMIKQREHEEREMKKGLREEDFLDVIMSNEDLNYEEKVSIVLDILLGGFETSATLLSLVVYFLAKSPNVLQKLKEEHESIRAKKGDEKLLNWEDYQKMEFTQRVMSEALRCGNIVKTVHRKATHDIKFKEYVIPKGWKVFPIFTAVHLDPSLHENPYEFNPMRWTDKGKMNKKTTAFGGGVRVCPGGELGKLQIAFFLHHLVLSYRWKIKSDEMPIAHPYVEFKRGMLLEIDPTT
- the LOC106323181 gene encoding uncharacterized protein LOC106323181, with amino-acid sequence MDVYNGEHTSFWYDSWSQLGCLNDLLGRGGTLAMGITDDSHVADVLAGHRRRRHRLSILNEVEEEIEKVRNRSEEDDIPLWKQNENTFANRFSTKKTWQSMRQAQPVCGWNKGVWFPQPAPKFSFVVWVAIRNRLPTYDRMKLWNNAVDETCVLCTEAEETCRHLFFGCRYSGKIWRELVEGIMGNEFTYEWNDIIDAISRQHQKTTKGFLLCYAFQVLVHSIWCERNARRHGEQPRDERIFISLWIRQ